The following proteins are co-located in the Sulfitobacter guttiformis genome:
- a CDS encoding glycosyltransferase family 2 protein: MTRPAVLCILLNFRTPDMTLRAAEAALADLHSVGGELVIVDNASDDGSFGMIAREVAGRGWAEGGLVRVVASPINGGFGAGNNIGLRMRLSDGRAPDYFYILNSDAFPDAGCIKALVEHLEMHPQAGIACSHVRGEDNQTHTTAFRFPSIAGEFAGSARLSLIDRMLPDAPVPLPQPTTTTKVDWSAGASMMLRGAMLDQIGMFDETYFLYFEETDLCLRAARNGWSCWYVIDSRVVHIGSVSTGMKVTRRMPSYWYDSRRHYFLKNHGRAYAGAALSAHIIGAVLHRLRVGIEGRPPQDPQWFLRDLVTHAATPYRLSPEDRS; the protein is encoded by the coding sequence ATGACACGTCCCGCTGTTTTATGTATCCTGCTCAATTTTCGCACGCCTGACATGACGTTGCGCGCCGCCGAAGCGGCGCTCGCAGACCTCCATTCTGTCGGCGGAGAGCTTGTGATCGTCGACAATGCATCTGACGATGGCTCCTTCGGGATGATCGCCCGCGAGGTTGCAGGGCGCGGATGGGCCGAGGGCGGATTGGTCCGCGTTGTCGCCTCCCCGATCAACGGCGGTTTCGGGGCTGGAAACAACATCGGTCTTCGGATGCGGCTGAGCGACGGACGCGCACCCGATTATTTTTATATCCTCAATTCGGATGCCTTTCCTGATGCTGGCTGCATCAAGGCGCTGGTTGAGCACCTCGAGATGCACCCGCAGGCCGGCATTGCGTGCAGCCATGTGCGCGGCGAGGATAATCAAACCCACACTACGGCCTTCCGGTTTCCGAGCATCGCGGGGGAGTTTGCGGGTTCGGCTCGCCTGTCGCTGATCGACCGGATGTTGCCCGATGCGCCGGTGCCGCTGCCCCAGCCCACGACCACCACAAAAGTAGACTGGAGTGCGGGGGCCAGCATGATGCTGCGTGGCGCAATGCTTGATCAGATCGGAATGTTCGACGAAACGTACTTTCTTTATTTCGAGGAAACGGATCTGTGTCTGCGCGCTGCACGTAATGGCTGGTCGTGTTGGTATGTCATCGATAGTCGTGTCGTGCACATCGGCTCGGTATCGACGGGGATGAAGGTCACGCGGCGGATGCCGTCTTACTGGTACGATTCTCGCCGTCACTATTTCCTCAAAAACCACGGCCGTGCCTATGCTGGCGCGGCTTTGTCTGCCCATATTATTGGGGCTGTCCTGCACCGCCTGCGGGTCGGGATTGAGGGTAGGCCACCGCAAGATCCGCAATGGTTCCTACGTGATCTGGTCACCCATGCTGCCACCCCGTACCGCCTGTCCCCGGAGGACCGCTCATGA